The segment GAGGGTGTTGATCGCACCCAGCTTGCCCAGGGTGTGCGAGGCCCCCGCGCCGCTGATCACCGCTCCCAGGATGACGAAGACGCTGGCGATCAGGGCGGCGGTCGCGAAGCGCACCATGCGGGTGCCCACGGCGGTGCCGAAGATGTTGGCCGCGTCGTTGGCTCCGAGCGACCACCCCAGGAACAGCCCGCTGGAGAGGTAGGCGAAGAGGCCCGGGCTCATCAGACCATCCGCTTGATCGTCAGGATCGAGAGCTTGTCGCCGATGTCCTCGGCGGTGTCGGCGATGCTGTCGAGGCGGTCGAGGAAGGAGGTCAGGTGCATCTTTTGTGCCAGGTCGAGGTCGCTCTCGAAGATCTGCCGCCCCACGCGGGTGGTGATCTTGTCGGCCTCGGACTCGTAGAACTGCACCTTCTTGACGTGGTCGCGCACGGCGCTGAGGTCGCGGAAGAAGGCGCGCGCGGCGGTGACCATCTCCTCGGCGGTCTGCTGCACCATCCGCGCCAGCTCGGCGAAGTCGGCCCGGTAGGCCGCGTCGATGACGGGTTGCTGGATGTAGAAGCTGTAGACCGCCGCCTCGTAGTGGTTGGTCACCTCGTCCACCTGCTCGATGAGCGAGAGCACGTCCTCGCGCAGCTCGGGGATGAGGGTGTGGGTCGTCATCTGGGTCTCGATCTCGCGCCGCAGGTCGTCGGCCTCCTCCTCCACCTCGGTCACGCGCCGCACCAGTTCTTCGAAGCCTTCGGAGACGCCACGCTCGAGGTAGAGCTCCATCGCCCGGCCGAAGACCAGCCCGGCCTCCTGCACCTTGTCGAAGTAGAGGTCGATCTGGGCCTCCAGGCCGCGGGTGCCGCCGAAGAGCGAGGGTAGCTTCATGGTGAGCCCATTATAGGCAGAGCGTCCGGGGACGCATCTCCCTGCGGGGTAGGATCGGACCATGGGGGCGCGTCCGGGGTTGGGCACGGTGGTCGCCGTGCTGGTCGTGGGGGTGGCCGCGGTGAGCGCGGCCGCGATCTTCATTCGCTTCGCCTTCGCCAGCGCCGGCGCTTCCGGCCCCGGGGTGGCCCTGCTGCTCGCGGGGGTGCGCCTGGGCCTCGCCGCGCTGCTGCTGGCGCCGACCTGGCCCGGGCTGGTGCGCGCCCGCCCCCGGCCCGGGGCCTTCGCCATGGCCGTGCTCGCCGGGGTCTTCCTCGCCGCCCACTTCGGCACCTGGGTGACGAGCCTGGCCTACACCTCGGTGGCCGCCTCGGTCACGATCGTGACGACGAACCCCATCTGGGTGGCGCTCTTCGGCTGGCTCTGGCTGGGCGAGCGCGTCGGCCGCCTCACCCTGGGGGGCATCCTGCTCGCCACGGCGGGCGGCGTGCTCATCGGGCTGGGCGACGCCGGCGGCGGGTCGGCCGGGTCGGCGCCGCTCTTGGGGGACGCGCTGGCGCTGGTGGGCGCCTGGACGGTGAGCGGCTACTTCCTGCTGGGCCGCGAGGCCCAGCGCCGCGGGCTCTCGATCGGCCAGTACGTGGCCGTGGCCTACGCCACCGCCGCCGCGGTGCTGCTGCCGCTGCCCGCGCTCTTCGGCACCCCCTACACCGGCTGGCCGCCCGCCTTTTACGGCTACGCCCTGGCCATGGCCCTTACCAGCCAGCTGATCGGCCACACCAGCTTCAACTGGGCGGTGCGCTGGATCCCGCCGGTGATGGTGACGCTGGCCATCCTCTTCGAGCCGCTGGGCTCGGGGTTCTTGGCCTACCTGTTCTTCGGCGAGGTTCCGCCGCCGCTGGTCTTCGTGGGGGCCGCGGTCTTGCTCGGCGGGGTGGGCACGGCGGTACTGGGCCAGGCGCGCGGCTGAGCGCCCGATGACCCGGCTGGGCGGGGTTGAATGGTAGGATTCCAGCATGAACCCCCTTGCGGCCAACCGGCTGCTGGCGGCGTACGTGTTGGGTGCGCCCCTCGTGGGCGGTTTGTTGACCGGCCCGCTCATCCTCTTTGCGCCGGACAGCGACCTTGTCTCCTGGCCCAAGGTCGTCGTCCTGGGCGGTCTGGCCGCCTGGATCTGGAGCCGGTACCGCGCCCCGCTCGAACGCCGTCTGGGTTGGGTGGGCGTTTCGGCGGGCGACGTCGTCCGCCTGGGGGTACCGACGCTGGCGGCAACCCTGGCGCTGGGGGTCGCGATGCCCGGCCTGGCCAGCCCCCTCCTCTGGGCGGAACCGCCCGACCGCTTCGGTTCGACGGCGCTGGTGGCGGACCTCCTCTACCTGGTCCTGCTGGCTCCGCTGCTCGAGGAGTGGCTGTTTCGCGGCCTGCTGCTGCGAAGCTACGCCCGGGCCCGGGGCGGGGTGTTCGCCCTCTGGGCCACGAGCGTCCTCTTCGCGCTGTTGCATCCGGGCCCTTCCTGGTTCGCTTTCTCGCTGCTTATGGGCTGGATGCTGGGCCGCTGGGTGCTGAGCGGCGGCAGCCTTAAGGCGGCGTTCTGGGTCCACCTCACCAACAACGCCCTGGCGGTCGGGGTGTACCCCTTCCTCCCGGAGGGGACGCTGGGGCCGGTGGGTCCGGCGGCGGCGCTGGCGCTGCTGGCGGTCGCGGCGGTGGTCGTCGTCCGGTTCAGCCGCCGGCACCGGCTGCCCGCGGAACGGCCCGAGCGGCCGGCTCCGGTCTTCAGCCTCAGCCTGGGGCTCGTGCTCTTACTGGGCGTTCTTGCGCAGGGGACGGTTCTCTTCTTCCACTAACTTCTCGGGGGCGGCGGCTTCAAGGAGGGCGGGCTGCTCTTCGTCCTCCCGCCGGGCGTAGACCCCGCAGCGCAGGCAGCTGACCGCGGTGATGTCCACGAGGGGACGCACCCAGCGGCCGCAGGAAGGGCAGGCGTAGCGCACGCGCGCATTATGGCACGGCGCCGCGCGGTATGCTTGGGTATGCTCCGGATCGGTCTTACGCTGGTCTTGGCCCTCGGTCTGGCCTCAGCCGCCCAGCTCGAGCGCGTGGAGATGGGACCGCCCGCGCCCGGTTTCGACCCCGCCGATCTGCACACCTACAAGATCGCCCGCCCCGCGCGCGTCTTCCACGCCGCCGACGGGGCGATCGTCTTCGTCACCTACTGGCGCTTCGAACCCGGCGACGCCGGGGAGGAGGCCTTCGAGATGTACCTGATCCCGCCGCGCGGCGAGGTCGAGCGCGCCGGGTACAGCTTCGACGTCCCGAAGAGCTGGGAGGGCCGGGTCAAGCCCACCTTCTGGCACTTCAAGCTGAACCCCACCAAGGCGCGCAGCCAGGCGGGGGAGTGGACGGTCTACTTCCTCTTCAACGGCGAGCTCCTGGGACAGACCAGCTTCCGCCTCGAGCCCTAGCGGCGCCGTCTGCACGCGTCGTTTCCCCTGCCCCGCCGCCGCGAGCCCCTTCCCCCGCCACCCCGGCGAAAGCCGGCTTCCGGGTATCGGGATTAAGGTGCGGCCCCGGCGGCGGAACGTGGCGGCCGCCCTCCCCTTGGGAAGGGCCGGGATGGGGATACGGAAAGCGGCCGGTGGCCCGTGGCCTGCAGGAACCTGTGGTTGCGTCGTTCCCACACCCCACACCCCACACCCCACTTCCTACCTCCGAAAACCCATTCACCACGTACCGCCCTCCGCCTCACCCGCACCCGCGGGCGGTCGTGTAAGATTGCGGCGTGCGCAGCTTTACCAGCCTGCACGTCCGCACGCAGGACCCGGACGCGGTACGCGCCCTGGCGCGCGAACTCCGCACCCCGGGGCTCGCGCTCTACGTGGCGCCCGATCCGCCCTGGTACAGCCTCTACGACGAGGGCCTCGAGGCCGACGAGGTGCCCGCGCGGCTCTGGGCGGCGCTCGCGGCGGCCTCCCGGCTCGGCCGCGCGGCGCTCTTCGCGGTCTACGAGGACGAGGGGCTCTGCTGGGGGCTGGCCGAGGAGGGCCGCGTCCGCTACCGCTTCTGCGAGGGGGTGGAGGCGGCGCCGTCGGGGGCCTCGGGGCGGCTCCCCGACGACCTGGACGCCGCGGCAGTGGCCGCCGCCCAGGCGGGCGAGCCCAAGACCGCGGCGGTACGCGCCCTGGCGGGCATGCTGGGGATCTTTCCCGACCACGCCGTGATCGGGTTCGGCGACGTACTGGAACTCGACGAGGAAGGCGGGCTGCCCGAGGACGTCTGGGTCATCGAAGACGACGCGGCGCCCGCGCTGGAGGAAGACCATGCTGGTGGTTAAGATCGGCGGAAGCCTGGACGGAGCGGAGCCCCTGGTGCGCGACCTCGCGCACCACGAGGGCGAGCTGATCGTGGTGCACGGCGGGGGTCCGCGCATCGGGGCCGAGCTGGAGGCGCGCGGCTTCGAGACCCGGTTCGAAGGCGGCCTGCGCGTCACCCCGCCCGAGCAGATGGCCGTGGTGGAGCAGGTGCTGACGCAGCTCGGCAAGGAGCTGGCCGACCGGCTCTCGCAGCTGGGCCGGCTCTCCGTGGGCCTCAGCGGCCGCGACGCCCGCCTGCTGCGCGCCGAGCCCCTGGACGAGCGGCTGGGGCGCGTGGGGCGCATCACCGCGGTGAACACCTCGCTCCTCTTCGCGCTGATGAGCCGCCACCTGACGCCGGTGATCAGCCCGATCGCGAGCGCCGAAGGGGGCCCCCTCAACGTCAACGCCGACGAGGTGGCCGCGGCGGTGGCCGGCTGTCTGGGGGAACCGCTTGTCTACCTGACCGACGTGCCGGGGGTGCTCGCCGACCCCGCCGACCCCGAGAGCCGCATCCCCGTGCTCGACGGTGGCGAGGCGGAGGCGCGCATCGAAGACGGTACGATCGCCGGGGGGATGATCCCCAAGGTGCGGGCGGCGCTCCTGGCGCTCGAGTTCGGCGCCCCCTGGGTGATGATCGCCCGGGGCGAGCCGGGCGCCCTGCCGCAGTTGCTCGCGGGGCAGGTGGGCACCCGCATCGTTCCGGAAAAAATCTCGCGCGAAGTATAATCGCAGACGACGTTCCCGGCCCGCCGGGGAAAGGGGGTTCCATGAACCTACGCAACCTGACCGTGCTGGTCATCCTCTTGCTGGTGGCGCTCTTCGCCGGCCTGAACTGGCCGCTCTTCACCGCGCCCAGCGAGATCAACCTGCTCTTCACCCGCGTCTCCGCGCCGCTGGGGCTGATCCTGCTGGCCGTGATCGCGCTGCTCAGCCTGCTCTACTTCATCTTCATCGCCGTGATCGAGACCGGAGCCCTCATCGAAATCCGCCGCTACGCGCGTCAGGTGGAACAGGCGCGCAAGCTGGCCGACCAGGCCGAGGCCAGCCGCTTCGCCGAGCTGAAGACCTACCTGGAGCAGGAGCTGAGCGCGCTGGCCCAGGGCCAGTCCGACCTCAAGGCACACGTCAGCCTCGAGGCCGGGGAGGCGCGCAAGGCCCTTTCCCTCGAGCACGACACCCTCAAGTCGCAGCACGCCGAGATCTCCGGGCGCGTGGACCAGAAGACCGAGCAGCTCAAGGGCGAGCTGCTGGCGCGGCTGGAGAGCCTGGAGCGCGGCCTCGCCTCCGACGTCGAACGCACCGGCAACACCCTGGCCGCCTACCTGGGCGAGCTGGAAGACCGGCTGCTGGGCCGTGCGGGCGAAGGCGAAGCCGCCAGCGAAGAGGCCTGAACCTCCGTGCCGCACGAACAGGCGCTGCTCCTGACCGTTTCCTGGGCCGTGGGCCTGGGGCTGGCGGCGCAGCTGGTCGCGCACCGGCTGCGCATCCCCGCGATCGTCCTGCTCCTGGTGACGGGGGTGCTCGCGGGCCCCAGCGTCCTCGGCTGGGTGCACCCCGAGTACATGGGCGAGGGCCTCGGGGTGCTCGTCAAGCTGGCCGTGGCCGTCATCCTCTTCGAGGGCGCTTTGAGCCTGCGCCTCGAGGACCTGCGCCGCGCCGCGTCCGAGGTGCGCGGGCTGATCACCACCGGGGTGGTCGTCACCTGGGTGCTGGCCACGCTGGCCGCCTACGCGCTGGCCGGGTTCAGCTGGCCGCTGGCCATCCTCTTCGGCTCCCTGATGACGGTGACCGGCCCCACCGTGGTGCAGCCGTTGCTGCGGCGGGTGCGGGTGCCGCGCAAGCTCAAGGCCATCCTCGAGGGGGAGGCGATCCTCGTCGACCCCGTGGGCGCGGTGCTGGCCGTCGCGGTCATGGACGTCGTGCTCGGCCTTTCGGGGGCCCACCCGCTTACCTGGTACGGCGCGATCTGGGCCTACTTCGGCCGGCTGCTCACCGGCGGCGCGGTCGGGGCGGTGGGGGCGCTGCTGCTCTCGCGCCTCTTCCGCCGGCACGACTGGGTGCCGCTCGAGCTGCGCAACCTGGTCGCCCTCGCCGGCGTCTGGGTCGCCTTCGCCGTCGCCGAGGCACTGCTACCCGAGGCCGGCCTGATGGCGGCGGTGGCCATGGGTCTGGTCTTCCAGCGCAGCGAGGTGCCCGAGGAGCGGCGGCTGCGCCACTTCAAGGAACAGTTGACGGTGCTGGGGATCAGCGTCCTCTTCATCCTCCTGGCCGCCGACCTGCCGCTGGCCGTGGTGCGCGAGGCGGGCTGGCCCGCGTTCTGGACCGCGCTGGTGCTGGCGCTGGTCGTGCGCCCGCTGGCCGTGGCCGCGGCGACCTGGCGCTCGCCGCTCTCCTGGAGGGAAAAGTTCTTCGTCGCCTGGATCGGGCCGCGCGGCATCGTGGCCGCCTCGGTGGCCTCGCTCTTCGCGCTCGCGCTCCGCGGGGCGGGCATCCCCGGGGGCGACGCGCTGCTCGCCGCGGTCTTCGTGACCATCTTCGTCACCGTCACCCTTGCGGGGCTGACCGCCCCCTGGGTGGCGCGGCTGCTCGGCCTCACCCGCGGCACCGGCAAGCTCGCCATCATCGTGGGCGCCGGGCCCCTGGCGCGCACGGTGGGCCAGTTAATGAAGGAGCACGGCCGCCGGGTCGTCCTCGTCGACCGTAACCAGAGCCTGGTCTGGGCCGCCCGCCGCGCGGGGCTGGAGGCCGTGCTGGGCAACGCCCTGGAGGAGGACACCCTGGCCGGCGTGGGCGCCGACGAGGCCGAGACGCTGCTCGCCGCGACGACCAACGCCGAGGTCAACGTTCTGGCCGTGGCCATCGCGCGCGAGGAGTTCCACACCGCCCGCGCCTACCCCGTGGTCGACGCCAAGGGCGTCAGCGCCGAGATGGTGGAGCAGATCGGCGGGCAGATCGCCTTCGGCCGCCCCATCGACATCCGCGACTGGGAGCACGCCCTCAACTACGAAGCCGTCGTCACCCTGGAGTGGGCCGTTCCCGAGGGGTTCGCCGGCGGGGCCGTGGGTCAGCTCGAGCTGCCCGACTTCCTGCTGCCGCTGGTGCGGCTGCGCGGAGAGGAGGCCGAGATCGTCCACGCCGCGCAGACCTGGAGCCGCGGCGAGCGGGTGGTCTTCGTCGCGCGCGCCCCCGAGGACGAGGTCAAAGCGGCGCTAGACGCGCTCGCGCAGAGCTAGCCAGCGCTCGGCGGGCCAGGTGTTGGCCACCCGCTCGGGGGGCAGGCCGGCCTTCTGCGCCATCCACAGCCCGTAGGCGACGTCGGCGTAGCCCTCGGGGGCGTGGGCGTCGGGCCCAATCGAAAAGAGGAGCCGCTCGCGCCAGGCGAGCGCCAGCCGCCAGTCGAGGTCGAGCCGCCAGGGGTTGGCGTTGATCTCGACGATCTTCCCCATCTCCGCGGCGCGCGCGAGCACCCGCTCCCAGTCGGCCTCCGCGCCCCGGCGCCGCAGCAGCAGCCGGCCCGAAGGGTGGGCCAGCACGGTCAGGTAGGGGTTCTCGACGGCGCGCAAGAGCCGCTCGGTCTGCTGCTCCCGGGGAAGGCTGAAGTGCGAGTGCAGCGAGCCCAGCACCACGTCGAAGCGGGCCAGGACCTCGTCCGGGTAGTCGAGGGCGCCGTCCGGGAGGATGTCCGACTCGATCCCCTTGAGGATACGGAAGGGGGCGAGCTCGGCGTTGAGGGCGTCGACCTCGGCCCACTGGCGCTCGAGGGCCTCCAGGGTGAGGCCGCCGGCGTAGGCGGCGGTCTGGGAGTGGTCGCTCACCACCATGTAGGCGTACCCCTCGGCGATGGCCGCCTCGGCCATGGTGCGCAGGCTGGCGGT is part of the Oceanithermus desulfurans genome and harbors:
- a CDS encoding CPBP family intramembrane glutamic endopeptidase, whose product is MNPLAANRLLAAYVLGAPLVGGLLTGPLILFAPDSDLVSWPKVVVLGGLAAWIWSRYRAPLERRLGWVGVSAGDVVRLGVPTLAATLALGVAMPGLASPLLWAEPPDRFGSTALVADLLYLVLLAPLLEEWLFRGLLLRSYARARGGVFALWATSVLFALLHPGPSWFAFSLLMGWMLGRWVLSGGSLKAAFWVHLTNNALAVGVYPFLPEGTLGPVGPAAALALLAVAAVVVVRFSRRHRLPAERPERPAPVFSLSLGLVLLLGVLAQGTVLFFH
- a CDS encoding DNA cytosine methyltransferase produces the protein MNLRNLTVLVILLLVALFAGLNWPLFTAPSEINLLFTRVSAPLGLILLAVIALLSLLYFIFIAVIETGALIEIRRYARQVEQARKLADQAEASRFAELKTYLEQELSALAQGQSDLKAHVSLEAGEARKALSLEHDTLKSQHAEISGRVDQKTEQLKGELLARLESLERGLASDVERTGNTLAAYLGELEDRLLGRAGEGEAASEEA
- a CDS encoding DMT family transporter, which produces MGARPGLGTVVAVLVVGVAAVSAAAIFIRFAFASAGASGPGVALLLAGVRLGLAALLLAPTWPGLVRARPRPGAFAMAVLAGVFLAAHFGTWVTSLAYTSVAASVTIVTTNPIWVALFGWLWLGERVGRLTLGGILLATAGGVLIGLGDAGGGSAGSAPLLGDALALVGAWTVSGYFLLGREAQRRGLSIGQYVAVAYATAAAVLLPLPALFGTPYTGWPPAFYGYALAMALTSQLIGHTSFNWAVRWIPPVMVTLAILFEPLGSGFLAYLFFGEVPPPLVFVGAAVLLGGVGTAVLGQARG
- a CDS encoding DUF47 domain-containing protein encodes the protein MKLPSLFGGTRGLEAQIDLYFDKVQEAGLVFGRAMELYLERGVSEGFEELVRRVTEVEEEADDLRREIETQMTTHTLIPELREDVLSLIEQVDEVTNHYEAAVYSFYIQQPVIDAAYRADFAELARMVQQTAEEMVTAARAFFRDLSAVRDHVKKVQFYESEADKITTRVGRQIFESDLDLAQKMHLTSFLDRLDSIADTAEDIGDKLSILTIKRMV
- a CDS encoding cation:proton antiporter; this encodes MPHEQALLLTVSWAVGLGLAAQLVAHRLRIPAIVLLLVTGVLAGPSVLGWVHPEYMGEGLGVLVKLAVAVILFEGALSLRLEDLRRAASEVRGLITTGVVVTWVLATLAAYALAGFSWPLAILFGSLMTVTGPTVVQPLLRRVRVPRKLKAILEGEAILVDPVGAVLAVAVMDVVLGLSGAHPLTWYGAIWAYFGRLLTGGAVGAVGALLLSRLFRRHDWVPLELRNLVALAGVWVAFAVAEALLPEAGLMAAVAMGLVFQRSEVPEERRLRHFKEQLTVLGISVLFILLAADLPLAVVREAGWPAFWTALVLALVVRPLAVAAATWRSPLSWREKFFVAWIGPRGIVAASVASLFALALRGAGIPGGDALLAAVFVTIFVTVTLAGLTAPWVARLLGLTRGTGKLAIIVGAGPLARTVGQLMKEHGRRVVLVDRNQSLVWAARRAGLEAVLGNALEEDTLAGVGADEAETLLAATTNAEVNVLAVAIAREEFHTARAYPVVDAKGVSAEMVEQIGGQIAFGRPIDIRDWEHALNYEAVVTLEWAVPEGFAGGAVGQLELPDFLLPLVRLRGEEAEIVHAAQTWSRGERVVFVARAPEDEVKAALDALAQS
- the argB gene encoding acetylglutamate kinase, with the protein product MLVVKIGGSLDGAEPLVRDLAHHEGELIVVHGGGPRIGAELEARGFETRFEGGLRVTPPEQMAVVEQVLTQLGKELADRLSQLGRLSVGLSGRDARLLRAEPLDERLGRVGRITAVNTSLLFALMSRHLTPVISPIASAEGGPLNVNADEVAAAVAGCLGEPLVYLTDVPGVLADPADPESRIPVLDGGEAEARIEDGTIAGGMIPKVRAALLALEFGAPWVMIARGEPGALPQLLAGQVGTRIVPEKISREV